One window of the Lipingzhangella halophila genome contains the following:
- a CDS encoding SDR family NAD(P)-dependent oxidoreductase: MSTEQPLADQVAVVTGAGRGIGRAAALALAEAGAHVVLAARSADQLEAVASEVRERGRRALAVPTDVTDEAAVEELTARTLREFSRVDVLVNNSGILASTPLLEQSPEEWDAVHATNVRGTFLVTRSIGRHLVDQGRGKVINIASNFAFTGVPMHAAYCSSKAAVVALTRSLAVEWARKGVQVNAIAPGYFATDLNADARADQDTYERILRGVPARRMGDVDELSPWLVLLAGPSSDFMTGETIVIDGGQTAR; the protein is encoded by the coding sequence GTGAGTACCGAGCAGCCACTGGCGGACCAGGTAGCCGTCGTCACCGGGGCGGGGCGCGGGATCGGCCGCGCCGCCGCGCTGGCCCTCGCGGAGGCTGGCGCCCACGTCGTCCTGGCCGCGCGCAGCGCGGACCAGCTCGAAGCGGTCGCCAGCGAGGTACGTGAACGGGGCCGGCGCGCGCTGGCCGTGCCCACCGACGTGACGGACGAGGCCGCTGTCGAGGAGCTCACCGCCCGGACACTGCGCGAGTTCTCCCGGGTGGACGTGCTGGTGAACAACTCCGGCATCCTGGCCAGCACTCCCCTGCTGGAGCAGAGCCCCGAAGAGTGGGACGCCGTGCACGCCACCAACGTGCGCGGGACGTTCCTGGTAACCCGCTCCATCGGCCGGCACCTCGTCGACCAGGGCCGCGGGAAGGTCATCAACATCGCGTCCAACTTCGCGTTCACCGGTGTCCCCATGCACGCGGCCTACTGCTCGTCCAAGGCCGCGGTCGTCGCGCTCACCCGCTCGCTGGCGGTGGAGTGGGCCCGGAAGGGAGTGCAGGTCAACGCGATCGCGCCGGGGTACTTCGCCACCGACCTGAACGCCGACGCCCGGGCCGACCAGGACACCTACGAACGGATCCTGCGGGGCGTACCGGCGCGCCGCATGGGCGACGTCGACGAGCTCAGCCCGTGGCTGGTGCTGCTGGCCGGCCCGTCCTCCGATTTCATGACGGGCGAAACCATCGTGATCGACGGCGGCCAGACCGCTCGATGA
- a CDS encoding 3-hydroxyacyl-CoA dehydrogenase family protein produces the protein MADTDTPRTVAVVGAGTMGTGIAVVSARAGFRTLIHDVDETGLARGIDSVRGFLRKSAKKGKLTEEQAEAASEAVSGTTRLDDLAPADIVVEAVHEDLATKQQLFGTLDDIVAPETLLHTNTSTLPVTGIAAGSKLPERVVGTHYCNPAPLMKLVEVARGRRTDDSAYERTVEFLGQVGKTTVHTADRPGFIVNRFLIPWENDVIRALESGLGTIESIDRAVRGALGHPMGPFELLDIVGLDVHREVAMRLYEQFREQRFAPPPLVDQMIAAGDLGRKTGRGFYTYDDNRLFGT, from the coding sequence GTGGCTGACACCGACACACCCCGGACCGTGGCGGTCGTGGGAGCCGGCACGATGGGGACGGGTATCGCCGTCGTGAGCGCCCGCGCCGGGTTCCGCACCCTCATCCACGACGTGGATGAGACGGGGCTCGCCCGGGGGATCGACAGCGTCCGCGGGTTCCTACGCAAGAGCGCCAAGAAGGGCAAACTCACCGAGGAGCAGGCCGAGGCCGCCAGCGAGGCGGTGTCGGGAACAACGCGGCTCGACGATCTCGCCCCGGCCGACATCGTCGTGGAAGCGGTCCACGAGGACCTCGCCACCAAGCAGCAGTTGTTCGGCACGCTCGACGACATCGTGGCGCCCGAGACCCTGCTGCACACGAACACCTCGACGCTGCCCGTCACCGGGATCGCCGCCGGCTCGAAGCTGCCGGAACGGGTGGTGGGAACGCACTACTGCAATCCCGCACCCCTGATGAAGCTGGTCGAGGTCGCGCGCGGGCGGCGCACCGACGACTCTGCCTACGAGCGGACCGTGGAGTTCCTCGGCCAGGTGGGCAAGACGACGGTGCACACCGCGGACCGCCCCGGGTTCATCGTCAACCGGTTCCTCATCCCCTGGGAGAACGACGTCATCCGCGCGCTGGAATCCGGCCTGGGAACGATCGAGTCCATCGACCGGGCGGTCAGGGGGGCGCTGGGCCACCCCATGGGCCCGTTCGAACTGCTCGACATCGTCGGCCTGGACGTGCACCGCGAGGTCGCCATGCGGTTGTACGAGCAGTTCCGCGAGCAGCGGTTCGCGCCGCCCCCGCTGGTGGACCAGATGATCGCCGCCGGCGACCTCGGCCGCAAGACCGGGCGCGGGTTCTACACCTACGACGACAACCGGCTGTTCGGCACGTGA
- a CDS encoding enoyl-CoA hydratase-related protein, with amino-acid sequence MGSYTDILTEVDGPVLTVTLNRPDAGNRFRETTCLELADVFRWFRSQRALRVAILTGAGGRFFCIGGEHEETEGLGYDQVLPIIDVYQAIDTVAKPVVAAVNGFAVGGGNVLHNVCDLSVAADTAVFRQVGPMVGSYDAGYGTWYLEDTIGRKRAKEMWYLNRKYSAEQALAMGLVNEVVPAAELPERARSVADELAARSPLAIGALKGAFSARHNGVSGQARMAHDQQLTMYLTTDEAHETNAAFQERRSPDPERFWS; translated from the coding sequence GTGGGCAGCTACACCGACATCCTGACCGAGGTGGACGGTCCCGTCCTGACCGTGACCCTGAACCGCCCCGACGCGGGCAACCGCTTCCGGGAGACCACGTGCCTGGAGCTGGCCGACGTCTTCCGGTGGTTCCGCTCGCAACGGGCACTCAGGGTGGCGATCCTGACCGGCGCCGGGGGCCGGTTCTTCTGCATCGGCGGGGAGCACGAGGAGACCGAGGGCCTGGGCTACGACCAGGTGCTGCCGATCATCGACGTTTACCAGGCGATCGACACGGTGGCCAAGCCGGTCGTCGCGGCGGTCAACGGTTTCGCCGTCGGGGGCGGCAACGTGCTGCACAACGTCTGCGACCTCTCGGTGGCCGCGGACACCGCGGTGTTCCGGCAGGTGGGTCCGATGGTCGGGAGCTACGACGCCGGCTACGGCACCTGGTACCTGGAGGACACGATCGGGCGCAAGCGCGCCAAGGAGATGTGGTACCTGAACCGCAAGTACTCGGCGGAGCAGGCCCTGGCGATGGGGCTGGTCAACGAGGTTGTCCCGGCCGCCGAGCTCCCGGAGCGGGCGCGGTCGGTGGCGGACGAGCTGGCCGCCCGGAGCCCGCTCGCGATCGGCGCACTCAAGGGCGCCTTCTCCGCCCGGCACAACGGTGTCTCGGGGCAGGCCCGGATGGCGCACGACCAGCAGCTCACGATGTACCTCACCACGGACGAAGCACACGAGACGAACGC
- a CDS encoding 3-hydroxyacyl-CoA dehydrogenase family protein — protein sequence MRRFERAAVLGYGTMGRGIAQVLASSGRAVTVYETDQERVDAGHAAVGDFLQEGVRRGKVSEQERADTLSRIRGTTDLADLAGSDLVIEAVVEQHDVKADVLPRVADAVGPNTVLASNTSALAVTDLAATVPHPERFAGLHFFNPAPLMSIVEVVRALQSAPDVLSDLENLCHDLGKSPAVVPDRPGFLVNRLLMPYLNDVVQAYDDGLASAEDLDTALELGLGYRVGPMRLLDMIGLDVHEHATASAHAQLHDSRFAPPPLLSRMVAAGYLGDKAGKGFRAGGGAGPDDAT from the coding sequence ATGCGCCGCTTCGAACGGGCCGCGGTCCTCGGGTACGGCACCATGGGCCGCGGGATCGCCCAGGTGCTGGCGTCCTCGGGACGCGCGGTCACCGTCTACGAGACGGACCAGGAACGCGTCGACGCGGGCCACGCCGCGGTCGGCGACTTCCTGCAGGAGGGGGTCCGCCGCGGCAAGGTCTCCGAACAGGAGCGCGCGGACACGCTGAGCCGGATCCGGGGCACCACCGACCTCGCCGACCTGGCCGGAAGCGACCTGGTCATCGAGGCCGTGGTGGAACAGCACGATGTCAAGGCCGACGTGCTGCCGCGGGTCGCGGACGCCGTCGGCCCCAACACGGTCCTGGCCAGCAACACGTCGGCCCTCGCGGTGACCGACCTGGCGGCCACCGTGCCGCATCCCGAACGGTTCGCGGGGCTGCACTTCTTCAACCCCGCCCCACTGATGTCCATCGTCGAGGTGGTGCGGGCCCTGCAGTCGGCGCCGGACGTGCTCTCCGACCTGGAGAACCTCTGCCACGACCTGGGCAAGTCTCCGGCTGTCGTGCCCGACCGGCCGGGTTTCCTGGTGAACCGGCTGCTCATGCCGTACCTGAACGACGTGGTCCAGGCCTATGACGACGGGCTCGCCAGCGCTGAGGACCTCGACACCGCGCTGGAACTGGGCCTCGGCTACCGGGTCGGCCCAATGCGGCTGCTCGACATGATCGGACTCGACGTGCACGAGCACGCCACCGCCAGCGCGCACGCCCAACTGCACGACTCCCGCTTCGCGCCTCCGCCGCTGCTGTCGCGGATGGTCGCCGCGGGGTACCTGGGCGACAAGGCCGGGAAGGGTTTCCGGGCCGGCGGCGGCGCCGGCCCGGACGACGCGACGTAG